In the genome of Cercospora beticola chromosome 2, complete sequence, one region contains:
- the DHG2_1 gene encoding L-rhamnose-1-dehydrogenase, protein MSQLLAGKVAAITGGVTGIGRAIAIEFLRQGASVTVNHLGDASSQQHFESLQQEVPDKSKLLGISGDIGLKETGTTLVNATVEKFGQLNIFVANAGVSQFRDFLTLDEETLSSHLHTNILGTFLSTQAAANQMVQQNTGGSIIGISSISAHLGGAQQVHYTPTKAAVLSMMQSQACALGKFGIRCNALLPGTTRTQLAAGDLANAEKLKYLENRTPLGRVAEPEDMAGTAVFLASDLSKFVSGAQVTVDGGLSISLQ, encoded by the exons ATGTCCCAACTCCTCGCAGGCAAGGTCGCAGCCATAACCGGAGGCGTCACAGGAATCGGTCgagccatcgccatcgaatTTCTCAGACAAGGTGCTTCCGTCACAGTCAACCATCTCGGCGATGCATCCTCCCAACAGCACTTCGAAAGCCTGCAGCAAGAAGTCCCAGATAAATCGAAACTGCTAGGCATATCCGGTGATATTGGCCTCAAGGAAACCGGCACGACACTCGTAAACGCCACAGTCGAAAAATTCGGCCAACTAAACATCTTCGTCGCAAACGCCGGAGTCAGTCAATTTCGCGACTTCCTAAC CCTCGACGAAGAAACCCTCTCCTCCCACCTCCACACCAACATCCTTGGCACATTCCTCTCCACCCAAGCCGCCGCAAACCAAATGGTACAACAGAACACGGGCGGAAGTATAATCGGAATCTCCTCAATTTCCGCCCACCTCGGTGGAGCCCAACAAGTCCATTACACACCCACCAAAGCCGCAGTATTAAGTATGATGCAATCGCAAGCCTGTGCTTTAGGGAAATTCGGTATACGCTGTAATGCTCTTCTTCCCGGGACGACGAGAACGCAATTAGCTGCGGGCGACCTTGCAAATGCGGAGAAATTGAAGTATCTTGAGAATCGAACGCCGTTGGGAAGGGTCGCGGAGCCGGAGGATATGGCGGGGACGGCGGTGTTTCTGGCTAGTGATTTGAGTAAGTTCGTTAGTGGAGCGCAAGTTACGGTGGATGGGGGTTTGTCAATATCACTGCAATAG